The DNA window ATCTATGGACTTCtagtgtcaaataaatgtttctttctttctatctAATTTCAGAACCCGAAACTACCGTGGCGACCAAGACCACTGCGACCACCACGCGTTTACCGTCCAAGAAACAAACCGCTAATAAAACCCTTACCCATTCGTATACGACCTAACCTTGCCCGCCCTCGCCTACAACACCTCACCCAGCTCAACCAACTCCAGACTCTCTTACGGCAGCAGGAGCATCCTGTAGCCGGACCACCGGACCACCCTGTAGCAGCCCCGTCTGTCATCAAGAGCCTGCTGACTCTCCGCAACAACCTTCGCTGTGCCAAGCAGGACCAGTGCAAAGACCTGTGTCTTGGGAAGTACGACGGGAGTCAAGGAAAGAGGTGTTTGCACAAGTGTGAGGAGATACACCCGTGTGTCGAGGCGCTGAGGCAGGGCGCGAGGGACCCGTGCGGTGATGATGGTGACGGGTGCGCCACGGCCGAGGAGACTGACTGCGAGGGCGATCGATGTGGTGACAGTGGTGGAGACGGCGGCAGTGGTgatggcggcggcggtggtgaCCCTGATGACACCAGCACCAAGGCATCCCGACTAAGAGCGTCATTGGAATAAGGCCGTATGAAGAAAATCAATATGGATAAATAAATGACAATTTAGATACTTGGAAACATTATTTATAGCGTTTTATTACCTgtaaagtataattttatctattaggtacctaatcttAAATTGTTCAAGTCCCCTGTGTAGGTAGATCTCCaatggtttaaaaaatgttgtgtTAAAAATATGCTTATAGGGCAgatcataaaataaacacagtATATCCTACGCCTGATTGAACGAGTATAGAAATCAAAAGTAGATCTTGAATGAAGGCGCAACTGATTCCAGCCTCCATTACCATACCTTATAATTAAACTGTATCACTTCAATACGATGGCGTGGCCGCCTCTTACGAAACCCGTCCAGCTTCTAGGACCACATCACTAGTCATCGTGAATGAAACATCTTAATGCAAACACTAGCCAACTCAAACGAGACCTAAAACAGAAAGGCCTAAGCAGAAAATCAAGTGTCGAGCAAATTCATTGAGGATCTTATACGATGCGTCGGCATTTTGATTTTGCTAACTTAGTTGGACCTAGATCTGCGGTCTATTGGCAGCAGATTGTAACCTTTATTTACTCCAGTGAACAGTTAGTATTGGATCGTACATTAGCAGTAGTTAGGTCTTTTAGCGGTCTAGATTGGGAGCTAGGATCAGGATGCCGCAAGAGTCCGGACGTGGTTCTAATTACCGGCACTGCATATTGCGAAATGTGCGAAGCCCGAGCTCCGTACTAGCCACCTCTAGGGCATTGTACCCACTCATTGTTGTAGGAAACTCTATTAAAATGACTCCAATAATGACCTGGGTGTGGCTGCTACCAACAGAGTTATGCgctaaacaataaacaatttactaGACATTTATCTTCACGATCTTTAGAAAATAATTTCGATTAATTGCCATTACAAAAGCGTATCGCCTGTTGCGAAACAACTCCGTTCGAtggatttgttttaaataaatataatggactattaatattaaatattgttgccttcaattttatctttatattgATCAGTTTAGGCATAAATTTTGGTGTACCCCGAAGGGACATAATTAAGCGTAGACAGATTAACACATTAGTTTAGTTAATACATTTATCTAAAGTGTCAAAACGAACAGGTAGTGaacaaacaattaaataagttGTCAATCGCAAAAGCTTCCTGTTTTTTGAAAGGTGCACTAAATTAGAAATCTACTTGTTATTTCAATCACACAAGTaggtaataatgtaataaaatatgcagTTATTAAATATGATTAGAATATTGAACCTCATGAAGTTGGCCCCATACATGCATCGGATGTACTAAGCTGTTTGGATACAAAGTTTGTACATACTCGTAAGTATGGAGCTACTCTCTTTCCGGTTCTTACCGGATTATTTAGCAAGGTATGTATTTAGAACatgacttttttatttaaatttaattacgataaagatttatctattttttttaatgttccTGTTAGGTATTGATTTACGTGGGattcaaactaaaatatattttaaaactgaaatgcattttatactttttagaTGATATTAGATAATCTCCCTCTGGGGATCGTAATTGTTAAAACAGTAGCAAAAAGTGATccacaaaataatatcattttactaatgtttacattaattaCGACCAATTTTTAAAC is part of the Plutella xylostella chromosome 3, ilPluXylo3.1, whole genome shotgun sequence genome and encodes:
- the LOC105384497 gene encoding uncharacterized protein LOC105384497, which produces MYNLGQDNINEHSAPYYRNWDVQATSNSKSESKTLTEIETALKIILRNPKLPWRPRPLRPPRVYRPRNKPLIKPLPIRIRPNLARPRLQHLTQLNQLQTLLRQQEHPVAGPPDHPVAAPSVIKSLLTLRNNLRCAKQDQCKDLCLGKYDGSQGKRCLHKCEEIHPCVEALRQGARDPCGDDGDGCATAEETDCEGDRCGDSGGDGGSGDGGGGGDPDDTSTKASRLRASLE